A stretch of Paludisphaera borealis DNA encodes these proteins:
- the nuoH gene encoding NADH-quinone oxidoreductase subunit NuoH encodes MLLVIGIVLKILIVVAISQGTVAYLILVERKVAAYAQDRIGPNRAGSEFGIPFALLQPLADGAKMLLKEDVVPKYVTKPLYILAPWIAITAAMIGFAVVPFGPVGPDQIINFQIAPNVNIGILYVFAVGSLAVYGVILAGWASNNKYAFIGALRSSAQLISYEMPLGMSILGMVLIAGSLDLSTIVDWQDRHVWGVFVQPLGFILFFVSAFAETNRLPFDLPESEQELVGGFHTEYSAMKFGMFFLGEYLHVITVSYLTVILFFGGWDLPYFLDAEQTGLISAIVKVGVLLIKVGLVILFIMWIRWTLPRFRYDQLMDLAWKSMIPLALVNLVATAAIVQLIRTYWV; translated from the coding sequence ATGCTGCTGGTGATCGGAATCGTTCTCAAGATCCTGATAGTCGTGGCGATCTCACAAGGGACCGTCGCGTACTTGATCCTCGTCGAGCGCAAGGTGGCCGCCTACGCCCAGGACCGAATCGGTCCCAACCGGGCGGGAAGCGAGTTCGGCATCCCGTTCGCCCTGCTGCAACCGCTGGCCGACGGTGCCAAGATGTTGCTCAAGGAAGACGTGGTACCGAAATACGTGACCAAGCCGCTGTACATCCTCGCTCCGTGGATCGCGATCACGGCCGCGATGATCGGCTTCGCCGTCGTGCCGTTCGGGCCGGTCGGCCCGGATCAGATCATCAACTTCCAGATCGCCCCCAACGTCAACATCGGCATCCTCTACGTCTTCGCGGTCGGCAGCCTGGCCGTGTACGGCGTGATCCTGGCGGGTTGGGCGTCGAACAACAAGTACGCGTTCATCGGCGCCCTGCGGTCGAGCGCCCAGCTCATCAGCTACGAGATGCCGCTGGGGATGTCGATCCTGGGGATGGTCCTGATCGCCGGCTCGCTCGACCTGAGCACGATCGTCGACTGGCAAGACCGCCACGTCTGGGGGGTTTTCGTCCAGCCGCTGGGGTTCATCCTGTTCTTCGTCAGCGCGTTCGCCGAGACCAACCGGCTGCCGTTCGACTTGCCCGAGTCGGAGCAGGAGCTGGTCGGCGGGTTCCACACCGAGTACTCGGCGATGAAGTTCGGCATGTTCTTCCTCGGCGAATATCTTCATGTGATCACCGTCAGCTACCTGACCGTGATCCTGTTCTTCGGCGGCTGGGACCTGCCGTACTTTCTTGACGCCGAGCAGACGGGCCTCATCAGCGCGATCGTGAAGGTCGGCGTGTTGCTGATCAAGGTAGGGCTCGTGATCCTCTTCATCATGTGGATTCGCTGGACGCTGCCCCGGTTTCGGTACGACCAGCTCATGGACCTGGCGTGGAAGTCGATGATCCCGCTGGCGCTCGTCAACCTGGTCGCCACCGCGGCGATCGTGCAACTGATCCGCACTTACTGGGTGTGA
- a CDS encoding molybdopterin-dependent oxidoreductase: MATIIINGTEYPIPPGEKLNAIQMAKRVGVEIPYYCWHPALSVVANCRMCEVQVGSKDPKTGEVKMMPKLVPGCQTPARDGTVLVTDSPQVQEHQRMIMELLLLNHPLDCPVCDQAGECGLQDYSFQHGQSVHRFVEERVVNPRKDVSDLIQLNSDRCIMCTRCVRFTREITQTAELQVMRRGYHAEISVFPGVTLDANPLAGNVVDICPVGALLDKDSLHKQRAWFLSKHDSVCTHCSTGCNISVEENKGRIWRIKPRHNPHVNDYWICDEGRYGYKPANDPALLAAMYLKTGNDHAAVPSDEALKAVDRGLKQAVVEGKTIAGVLSPFLTVEEAYLMAGYLRELSASSVLALGPVPIRGADQTFQPDLSTGRSGDTSFLAPRPFTIHAEKAPNARGVRAVLEHFQGTLIDFAELSKRATAGEFGALYIAAGATDEPWIDEASSAALREKVGFIVLQDVKVSPLAHVADVVLAGATFAEKAGSYVNADGRLQYSGAALPPRDGSLPDLDLFAILLNRPGGPVRSADVLAQVAASVPAFAAAGGGELPEMGVSLDAEARQSKAEPPAFVDAWYTPMGAARSR, from the coding sequence ATGGCGACGATCATCATCAACGGCACTGAATACCCGATCCCCCCGGGAGAGAAGCTCAACGCGATCCAGATGGCCAAGCGGGTCGGCGTCGAGATCCCCTACTACTGCTGGCACCCCGCGCTCTCGGTGGTCGCCAACTGCCGGATGTGCGAGGTCCAGGTCGGGAGCAAGGACCCGAAGACCGGCGAAGTGAAGATGATGCCCAAGCTCGTCCCCGGCTGCCAGACGCCGGCGCGGGACGGCACGGTGCTCGTCACCGACAGCCCCCAGGTGCAAGAGCATCAGCGGATGATCATGGAGCTGCTGCTCCTCAACCACCCGCTCGACTGCCCGGTCTGCGACCAGGCCGGCGAGTGCGGCCTGCAAGACTACAGCTTCCAGCACGGCCAGTCGGTCCACCGGTTCGTCGAGGAGCGCGTCGTCAACCCGCGCAAGGACGTCTCCGACCTGATTCAGCTCAACTCGGACCGGTGCATCATGTGCACCCGCTGCGTCCGGTTCACCCGCGAGATCACCCAGACGGCCGAGCTTCAGGTGATGCGTCGCGGCTACCACGCCGAGATCAGCGTGTTCCCCGGCGTCACCCTCGACGCCAACCCGCTGGCCGGCAACGTCGTCGACATCTGCCCCGTCGGTGCCCTGCTCGACAAGGACTCGCTCCACAAGCAGCGCGCCTGGTTCCTGTCGAAGCACGACTCCGTCTGCACCCACTGCTCGACCGGCTGCAACATCAGCGTCGAGGAGAACAAGGGGCGGATCTGGCGGATCAAGCCGCGGCACAACCCGCACGTCAACGACTACTGGATCTGCGACGAGGGCCGCTACGGCTACAAGCCCGCCAACGACCCCGCCTTGCTCGCCGCGATGTACCTCAAGACGGGCAACGACCACGCGGCCGTCCCGAGCGACGAGGCGCTGAAAGCCGTCGACCGAGGGCTCAAACAGGCGGTCGTCGAGGGCAAGACCATCGCCGGCGTGCTCTCGCCGTTCCTGACGGTCGAGGAGGCCTACTTGATGGCCGGCTACCTCCGGGAGCTGAGCGCGTCGAGCGTGCTGGCCCTGGGGCCGGTGCCGATCCGAGGCGCCGACCAGACCTTCCAGCCCGACCTCAGCACGGGGCGGTCGGGAGATACAAGCTTCCTGGCGCCCCGGCCGTTCACGATTCACGCCGAGAAGGCCCCCAACGCGCGGGGCGTGCGGGCGGTCCTCGAACACTTCCAGGGAACGCTCATCGACTTCGCCGAGCTGTCGAAGCGAGCGACCGCGGGCGAGTTCGGCGCGCTCTACATCGCGGCCGGGGCGACCGACGAGCCCTGGATCGACGAGGCGTCGAGCGCCGCGCTTCGCGAGAAGGTCGGCTTCATCGTGCTCCAGGACGTGAAGGTCTCGCCGCTGGCTCACGTGGCCGACGTGGTGCTCGCGGGGGCGACGTTCGCCGAGAAGGCCGGCTCTTACGTCAACGCCGACGGCCGGCTCCAGTACTCCGGCGCCGCGCTGCCGCCCCGCGACGGCTCGCTGCCGGACCTCGACCTGTTCGCGATCTTGCTCAATCGGCCCGGCGGCCCCGTCCGATCGGCCGACGTGCTGGCCCAGGTCGCCGCGTCGGTCCCGGCGTTCGCCGCGGCCGGGGGGGGCGAGCTGCCCGAGATGGGGGTGTCGCTCGACGCGGAGGCTCGGCAGTCGAAGGCCGAACCGCCGGCCTTCGTCGACGCCTGGTACACGCCGATGGGCGCCGCGCGGTCGCGATGA
- a CDS encoding NADH-quinone oxidoreductase subunit C codes for MSTATSNFVDPHAETLKTLSSVFGEGVFSQSRFRDNLRLFVPPSRLIELLTALKTRCGFGLLAELGGADYLGYPGRTRSRFEVHYVLRNLETAEMIVVKAGVDDPDPTLPSAVPLWPGADWMEREVFDMFGVRFAGHPDLRRILMPDEFVAYPLRKDYPLRGRGERHNFPKLTRGES; via the coding sequence ATGAGCACCGCCACGTCGAATTTCGTCGACCCGCACGCCGAAACCCTGAAGACGCTGTCCTCGGTGTTCGGCGAAGGGGTCTTCAGCCAGTCGAGGTTCCGAGACAACCTCCGCCTCTTCGTCCCCCCGTCGCGATTGATCGAGCTCTTGACCGCTCTCAAGACGCGTTGCGGCTTCGGCCTGCTGGCGGAGCTGGGCGGGGCCGACTACCTCGGCTACCCGGGGCGGACCCGGAGCCGGTTCGAGGTCCATTACGTGCTCCGCAACCTTGAGACGGCCGAGATGATCGTCGTCAAGGCGGGGGTCGACGACCCCGATCCCACGCTGCCGTCGGCCGTGCCGCTCTGGCCGGGCGCCGACTGGATGGAGCGCGAAGTCTTCGACATGTTCGGCGTGCGGTTCGCGGGACACCCCGACCTGCGGCGGATTCTCATGCCCGACGAGTTCGTCGCCTATCCGCTGCGGAAAGACTACCCGCTCCGAGGCCGGGGCGAACGGCACAACTTCCCGAAGCTCACCCGCGGCGAGTCCTGA
- a CDS encoding complex I 24 kDa subunit family protein produces the protein MPAEAPIQPPRIAILTDPLKEKIRALFPRYPSKRAATLPALHMVHAHLRCVPLQAMSEIAEILEITPAEVHDTMSFYGFFPQAPLGDVRVWMCRSISCMLRGGDELLEHACDRLGIESGQTTADGKLTVEFAECLGICDFAPAALADDGRVFGPLDGPKVDAMLDELKRGRRDDPPRV, from the coding sequence ATGCCAGCCGAAGCGCCCATACAACCGCCGCGGATCGCGATCCTCACCGACCCTCTCAAGGAGAAGATCCGGGCGCTCTTCCCCCGCTACCCGAGCAAGCGCGCGGCCACCTTGCCGGCTTTGCACATGGTCCACGCCCACCTGCGGTGCGTGCCGTTGCAGGCGATGAGCGAGATCGCCGAGATCCTTGAGATCACGCCGGCGGAAGTGCACGACACGATGAGCTTCTACGGCTTCTTCCCGCAAGCGCCCCTGGGCGACGTCCGGGTCTGGATGTGCCGGTCGATCTCGTGCATGCTCCGCGGCGGCGACGAACTGCTTGAACACGCCTGCGACCGGCTGGGGATCGAGTCGGGCCAGACGACGGCCGACGGCAAGCTGACGGTCGAGTTCGCCGAGTGCCTGGGGATCTGCGACTTCGCCCCCGCCGCCCTGGCCGACGACGGCCGGGTCTTCGGACCGCTCGACGGGCCGAAGGTCGACGCGATGCTCGACGAGCTGAAGCGCGGACGCCGCGACGACCCTCCCCGCGTGTGA
- a CDS encoding NuoI/complex I 23 kDa subunit family protein, producing MRADHPKLKKLEPPKLTLADRFFLPQVAAGLLVTGRHIFGVAFQDKAITVQYPEVQHVPSPVYRGVHRLNKDEEGRPKCVACMLCATACPAHCIDIVGATAPETWPDREKYPESFVIDELRCIYCGMCEEACPVEAIELTGLYDLTGLSREEMIFDKTKLLSVFDATRDAEPMKYTTPPPGPSGQTQLLDSPIA from the coding sequence GTGCGAGCCGACCACCCGAAACTCAAGAAGCTCGAGCCGCCGAAGCTGACGCTCGCCGACCGCTTCTTTCTTCCGCAAGTTGCCGCGGGCCTGTTGGTGACCGGCCGGCACATCTTCGGCGTGGCGTTCCAGGACAAGGCGATCACGGTCCAGTACCCCGAGGTCCAGCACGTCCCCAGCCCGGTCTATCGCGGCGTGCACCGGCTCAACAAGGACGAAGAAGGGCGGCCCAAGTGCGTCGCCTGCATGCTCTGCGCCACGGCCTGCCCGGCGCACTGCATCGACATCGTCGGCGCGACGGCTCCGGAGACCTGGCCCGACCGCGAGAAGTACCCTGAGAGCTTCGTCATCGACGAGCTGCGGTGCATCTACTGCGGAATGTGCGAGGAAGCCTGCCCCGTCGAGGCGATCGAGCTGACCGGGCTCTACGACCTGACGGGCCTGAGCCGCGAAGAGATGATCTTCGACAAGACCAAGCTGCTCTCGGTGTTCGACGCCACCCGCGACGCCGAGCCGATGAAATACACGACGCCCCCGCCGGGCCCGTCCGGCCAGACCCAGTTGCTCGACTCGCCGATCGCCTGA
- the nuoF gene encoding NADH-quinone oxidoreductase subunit NuoF translates to MPTFEPVLSRNWNIADSHTLKVYESRGGYQAARKALTTMAPDAVVNLVKDSELRGRGGAGFPCGLKWTFLPKDRKETLMCINADESEPATFNNRFLMEKDPHQLIEGILIACFATKATTAYLYVRFEYIHAYKILEEAIAEARAAGHLGKNIYGSGYNLDLWVHRGAGAYICGEETGLIESLEGKRGWPRIKPPFPAIEGAFRKPTVVNNVETLCCVPHIIERGATWFKSIGTPKSYGPKLYTVSGHVEKQVCVELPLGVTCRELIDVHAGGVWKGRKAKAAVPGGISMGLLSADELDTPLDFESLRKPGCLGLGTAAVTVIDDHTPIIDYLLNTSRFFAHESCGQCTPCREGTGWMEKTIHRIKAGGGRIEDLDVMLHLANNLGIMPGTTICGLADGAAWPIKNAVTKFRGELEDYIRSHQSPAAQVTPLQISIAQGRPVELSPNGGLPILNGPPPARALHAPDGRGV, encoded by the coding sequence GTGCCCACGTTTGAACCCGTCCTGAGCCGCAACTGGAATATCGCCGACAGCCACACGCTGAAGGTCTACGAATCGCGCGGCGGCTACCAGGCGGCGCGCAAGGCGTTGACGACCATGGCCCCCGACGCGGTCGTCAACCTCGTCAAGGACTCCGAGCTGCGCGGTCGAGGAGGCGCGGGGTTCCCCTGCGGCCTCAAGTGGACGTTTCTTCCGAAGGACCGGAAGGAAACGCTCATGTGCATCAACGCCGACGAGAGCGAGCCGGCGACGTTCAACAACCGGTTCCTGATGGAGAAGGACCCGCACCAGCTCATCGAGGGCATCCTGATCGCCTGCTTCGCGACCAAGGCGACCACGGCTTACCTCTACGTGCGGTTCGAGTACATTCACGCCTACAAGATCCTCGAAGAGGCGATCGCCGAGGCGAGGGCCGCCGGCCACCTGGGCAAGAACATCTACGGCAGCGGTTACAACCTCGACCTCTGGGTCCACCGCGGGGCCGGGGCGTACATCTGCGGCGAGGAGACGGGGCTGATCGAGAGCCTCGAAGGCAAGCGGGGATGGCCGCGGATCAAGCCGCCGTTCCCGGCCATCGAAGGCGCCTTCCGCAAGCCGACGGTCGTCAACAACGTTGAGACCCTCTGCTGCGTGCCGCACATCATCGAGCGTGGGGCGACCTGGTTCAAATCGATCGGCACGCCCAAGAGCTACGGGCCGAAGCTGTACACGGTGTCGGGCCACGTCGAGAAGCAGGTCTGCGTCGAATTGCCCCTGGGCGTCACCTGCCGCGAGCTGATCGACGTCCACGCCGGCGGCGTCTGGAAAGGTCGGAAGGCCAAGGCGGCCGTCCCCGGCGGCATCAGCATGGGCCTGCTGTCGGCCGACGAGCTCGACACGCCGCTCGACTTCGAGAGCCTCCGCAAGCCCGGCTGCCTCGGGCTCGGCACGGCGGCGGTCACGGTGATCGACGACCACACGCCGATCATCGACTACCTGCTCAACACCTCCCGGTTCTTCGCCCACGAGAGCTGCGGCCAGTGCACGCCGTGCCGCGAGGGAACCGGCTGGATGGAGAAGACGATCCATCGGATCAAGGCCGGCGGCGGGCGGATCGAAGACCTCGACGTCATGCTCCACCTGGCGAACAACCTCGGCATCATGCCCGGAACGACGATCTGCGGGCTCGCCGATGGAGCGGCCTGGCCGATCAAGAACGCGGTCACCAAGTTCCGCGGCGAGCTCGAAGACTACATCCGCAGCCACCAGTCGCCGGCCGCCCAGGTGACTCCGCTGCAAATCAGCATCGCGCAGGGCCGCCCCGTCGAGCTGTCGCCGAACGGCGGACTGCCGATCCTCAACGGCCCGCCGCCGGCCCGGGCGCTGCACGCTCCGGACGGACGCGGCGTGTAA
- a CDS encoding NADH-quinone oxidoreductase subunit B gives MAVTSGASSPAGRTSSTSGLIVTPSEHLEVPENVQVTTLDSVVNWCRKYSLWPMPFATACCGIELMAVGASRFDIARFGAEVMRFSPRQCDLMIVAGRVAMKMMPVLQRIWLQMPEPKWCISMGACASTGGIFDTYAVVQGVDRFIPVDVYIPGCPPRPEQILRAILDIQEKVQKGGTTFGNEGLPELRDRERYLIEKRNVPAGDGIAAERGDEDRFGYRIPGGPAKLGVEETR, from the coding sequence ATGGCGGTAACTTCGGGAGCCTCTTCTCCGGCGGGGAGGACGTCGTCGACGTCGGGGCTGATCGTCACGCCGTCCGAGCACCTCGAAGTCCCGGAGAACGTCCAGGTCACGACGCTCGATTCGGTCGTGAACTGGTGCCGCAAGTACAGCCTGTGGCCGATGCCGTTCGCCACGGCCTGTTGCGGCATCGAGCTGATGGCGGTCGGAGCCAGCCGGTTCGACATCGCCCGGTTCGGCGCCGAGGTCATGCGGTTCAGCCCGCGCCAGTGCGATCTGATGATCGTCGCCGGCCGGGTGGCGATGAAGATGATGCCGGTGCTCCAGCGGATCTGGCTGCAAATGCCCGAGCCCAAGTGGTGCATCAGCATGGGTGCCTGCGCCAGCACCGGGGGGATCTTCGACACCTACGCGGTCGTCCAGGGGGTGGACCGGTTCATCCCGGTCGACGTCTACATCCCCGGCTGTCCTCCTCGCCCCGAGCAGATCCTCCGAGCGATCCTCGACATCCAGGAGAAGGTGCAGAAGGGGGGCACGACCTTCGGCAACGAGGGCCTGCCCGAACTCCGCGATCGCGAACGCTACCTGATCGAGAAACGCAACGTGCCGGCCGGAGACGGGATCGCCGCCGAGCGCGGCGACGAAGACCGGTTCGGCTACCGCATTCCCGGCGGACCGGCCAAGCTGGGCGTCGAGGAGACGCGATGA
- a CDS encoding NADH-quinone oxidoreductase subunit A: protein MSTDFTPIFLFLIIAVGTGLSMLVMSAVLGPRKATRVKQMPYESGMDPIGDARQRFDVRFYLVAIVFLLFDVELLYLYPWAVGQWSADAAIPAAAGAAPLIVGIPAVFRMLVFWEIMVFVAILTAGFAYVWKKGVFEWR, encoded by the coding sequence ATGAGCACCGATTTCACGCCGATTTTTCTGTTCTTGATCATCGCGGTCGGGACCGGGCTGAGCATGCTGGTCATGAGCGCGGTTCTAGGTCCCCGCAAGGCGACCCGGGTCAAGCAGATGCCCTATGAGTCGGGGATGGACCCGATCGGCGACGCGCGGCAACGGTTCGACGTCCGCTTCTACCTGGTGGCGATCGTCTTCCTGCTGTTCGACGTCGAGTTGCTTTACTTGTATCCCTGGGCCGTGGGCCAGTGGAGCGCCGATGCGGCGATCCCCGCCGCGGCGGGGGCGGCCCCGCTGATCGTGGGAATCCCGGCGGTCTTCCGGATGCTCGTCTTCTGGGAGATCATGGTGTTCGTGGCGATCCTGACCGCGGGCTTCGCGTACGTCTGGAAAAAGGGAGTGTTCGAATGGCGGTAA
- the nuoD gene encoding NADH dehydrogenase (quinone) subunit D, with product MPASLLDEPELETEAKQATWTLNFGPQHPATHTTLRLILELDGERIVKATPDIGYLHSGFEKLGEHLNFNQYVTVADRKNYISPPMNEVAWHHTVEKLMGIELTPRCQYIRVIIGELSRISDHLLCTGAAALDLGAFTAFLYAFNLREQIYDIYEEMSGYRFHPGYTRVGGVLYDFNDRVLGRIRTFMDNFQAVYSDMSKLLFRNRIFLDRMRGVGVLSKADAIAYSCTGPVARGSGVTFDIRKDAPYLAYPELDFEVPYCTEGDCWARFMVRMEEMQQSHHILEQALAKLPGGPVNLPIADKLNLPDKLTTYNSMEGLIQHFELVMPNRGFETPVDEVYAAIESPNGELGYYLIADGSEFGWRVRTRPPSFIHFSVFPHLIKGYMLADVVAILGSLSIIAAELDR from the coding sequence ATGCCGGCATCCCTGCTCGACGAGCCCGAACTGGAAACCGAAGCCAAGCAGGCGACCTGGACGCTCAATTTCGGTCCCCAGCACCCCGCCACGCACACGACGCTGCGGCTGATCCTCGAGCTCGACGGCGAACGGATCGTCAAGGCGACGCCCGACATCGGCTACCTGCACTCGGGGTTCGAGAAGCTCGGCGAGCACTTGAACTTCAACCAGTACGTGACGGTCGCCGACCGCAAGAACTACATCAGCCCGCCGATGAACGAGGTGGCCTGGCACCACACGGTCGAGAAGCTGATGGGGATCGAGCTGACGCCGCGATGCCAATACATCCGGGTCATCATCGGCGAACTCTCACGGATCTCCGACCACCTGCTCTGCACGGGGGCCGCGGCGCTCGACCTCGGGGCGTTCACCGCGTTCCTCTACGCGTTCAACCTCCGCGAGCAGATCTACGACATCTATGAGGAGATGTCGGGCTACCGGTTCCACCCCGGTTACACCCGGGTCGGCGGAGTCCTCTACGACTTCAACGACCGCGTGCTGGGCCGGATTCGGACGTTCATGGACAACTTCCAGGCCGTCTACTCCGACATGAGCAAGCTGCTGTTCCGCAACCGGATCTTCCTCGACCGGATGCGGGGGGTCGGCGTCCTCAGCAAGGCCGACGCGATCGCCTACTCGTGCACCGGCCCGGTCGCCAGGGGCAGCGGCGTGACCTTCGACATCCGCAAGGACGCCCCCTACCTGGCCTACCCCGAGCTGGACTTCGAGGTCCCCTACTGCACCGAGGGGGACTGCTGGGCCCGGTTCATGGTCCGCATGGAAGAGATGCAGCAGAGCCACCACATCCTCGAACAGGCGCTCGCGAAGCTCCCCGGCGGCCCGGTGAACCTGCCGATCGCCGACAAGCTGAACTTGCCCGACAAGCTGACGACCTACAACAGCATGGAAGGGCTGATCCAGCACTTCGAGCTGGTCATGCCGAACCGGGGCTTCGAGACGCCGGTGGACGAGGTTTACGCGGCGATCGAGAGCCCCAACGGCGAGCTGGGCTACTACCTGATCGCCGACGGCAGCGAATTCGGCTGGCGGGTCCGCACACGGCCGCCGTCGTTCATCCATTTTTCGGTCTTTCCTCATCTGATCAAGGGTTACATGCTCGCCGACGTGGTGGCGATCCTCGGGAGCCTGAGCATCATCGCCGCCGAGCTCGACCGCTGA